One stretch of Amycolatopsis tolypomycina DNA includes these proteins:
- a CDS encoding sensor histidine kinase has product MSATAETDTGAFGHPALFYRGATEYLAGTVPFVWGGLAADEPVAVAVPGDNLALLRRELGADAARVRLLDMTEAGRNPGRIIPGVLRAFADSHPGRPVRIIGEPIWAARSAVEYPACVQHEALINLAFAGRDGTILCPYDVETLAPDVLADAEATHPVLVDGTGRRPSTAYDPDGVIGRYNEPLPVPDGAFELAGTTDLAAARALAHVRAAACGLSADQVADVEVVVTELLSNSVEHGSGAGTVRLWGGDGEFVCEVHDGGRLTDPLAGRHPASPYQPRGRGLLLVNHLADLVRLHTGEDGVTFRAYFRA; this is encoded by the coding sequence TTGAGCGCAACCGCGGAGACGGATACCGGCGCGTTCGGGCACCCGGCGTTGTTCTACCGGGGTGCCACCGAATACCTGGCGGGCACCGTGCCGTTCGTGTGGGGCGGCCTCGCCGCCGACGAACCGGTCGCGGTCGCCGTCCCCGGCGACAACCTCGCCCTGCTGCGGCGGGAGCTCGGCGCCGACGCCGCCCGGGTCCGGCTGCTGGACATGACCGAGGCCGGGCGCAACCCCGGGCGGATCATCCCCGGCGTGCTGCGCGCCTTCGCCGACAGCCACCCCGGGCGGCCGGTGCGGATCATCGGCGAACCCATCTGGGCCGCGCGCTCGGCCGTCGAATACCCGGCGTGCGTCCAGCACGAAGCCCTCATCAACCTCGCCTTCGCCGGCCGGGACGGGACGATCCTCTGCCCCTACGACGTCGAGACGCTCGCGCCGGACGTCCTCGCCGACGCCGAAGCCACGCACCCGGTCCTCGTCGACGGCACCGGACGGCGCCCCAGCACCGCCTACGACCCGGACGGCGTCATCGGCCGGTACAACGAGCCGCTGCCGGTGCCGGACGGGGCGTTCGAGCTCGCCGGCACCACCGACCTCGCCGCGGCCCGGGCGCTGGCCCACGTCCGCGCGGCCGCCTGCGGGCTGAGTGCCGACCAGGTCGCCGACGTCGAGGTGGTCGTGACGGAGCTGCTGTCCAACAGCGTCGAACACGGCAGCGGCGCGGGCACGGTCCGCCTCTGGGGCGGCGACGGCGAGTTCGTCTGCGAGGTCCACGACGGCGGCCGGCTGACCGACCCGCTCGCCGGGCGCCACCCCGCGAGCCCCTACCAGCCGCGCGGCCGCGGGCTGCTGCTCGTCAACCACCTCGCCGACCTGGTCCGCCTGCACACCGGCGAGGACGGCGTCACCTTCCGGGCGTACTTCCGCGCCTGA
- a CDS encoding phosphatase PAP2 family protein has protein sequence MEDGPDENDLPVTRPAWPVTALSAAAQGGLLWVLVAGVLARRPGRRRRAAGHGLAAAAAGMAFGHGLKAVLRRPRPPAQNLPARRALLEKPRSSAFPSTHATTGAAFTVAVALTEPSTGAALAPLAAAVCYSRLRTRAHWPTDVYGGVAIGAVVGGFVSRRLRRGSTPGR, from the coding sequence GTGGAGGACGGACCGGACGAAAACGACCTTCCGGTCACCCGGCCGGCGTGGCCGGTCACGGCGCTCAGCGCGGCGGCCCAGGGCGGCCTGCTGTGGGTGCTCGTGGCCGGCGTGCTGGCGCGGCGCCCGGGACGCCGCCGCCGGGCCGCGGGCCACGGGCTCGCCGCGGCCGCGGCCGGCATGGCGTTCGGCCACGGGCTGAAGGCGGTGTTGCGCCGCCCGCGGCCGCCGGCGCAGAACCTGCCCGCCCGCCGCGCGCTGCTGGAAAAGCCGAGGTCGTCGGCGTTCCCGTCCACGCACGCGACGACGGGGGCCGCGTTCACCGTCGCCGTCGCCCTCACCGAGCCCTCGACGGGAGCGGCACTGGCCCCGCTGGCGGCGGCGGTGTGCTACAGCAGGCTCCGGACCCGGGCGCACTGGCCGACCGACGTGTACGGGGGTGTCGCGATCGGGGCGGTGGTGGGTGGTTTCGTGTCCCGGCGGCTCAGGCGCGGAAGTACGCCCGGAAGGTGA
- a CDS encoding NRAMP family divalent metal transporter encodes MSKRLLAVTLGILTAVGGFVDIGDLVESGVVGARYGMAMVWVTVLGVLGICVYADMSGRVVAVSGRPVFDLIRERLGPRMALLNLTGSFLITLLTVCAEIGGVAIVIELASGVDRLVWVLPIGVLIWLVVWRVGFERMETGFGLGGLAIGVFAVAVFFLHPDWSSLGAQVAGLGPPPDQALPTYAYHAVALFASAMTPYEVFFFSSGGVEEGWKVKDLPVQRANVLLGFPLGGLLAIAVMACAATVLFPAGVDVSQVSQIVLPVTLALGTAGLMIVLIGIFAATFGAALETGLSSGYMLAQYFGWDWGKRRAPRGAARFHVTVGAGLLLAVLVVQTGIDPVGLTEISLIFSAVALPLTYLPVLIVANDREYLGKHANGHFSNIVGMIMLVVIAVAALVAIPLMIFTGAGR; translated from the coding sequence GTGAGCAAGCGGCTGCTCGCCGTCACCCTCGGCATCCTCACCGCGGTCGGCGGCTTCGTCGACATCGGCGACCTCGTCGAAAGCGGGGTCGTCGGCGCCCGCTACGGGATGGCGATGGTGTGGGTGACCGTCCTCGGCGTGCTCGGGATCTGCGTCTACGCCGACATGTCCGGGCGGGTCGTGGCGGTGTCCGGGCGCCCGGTGTTCGACCTGATCCGCGAGCGGCTCGGCCCGCGGATGGCGCTGCTCAACCTCACCGGGTCGTTCCTCATCACGCTGCTGACCGTGTGCGCGGAGATCGGCGGCGTCGCGATCGTCATCGAGCTGGCCTCCGGGGTCGACCGGCTGGTCTGGGTGCTGCCGATCGGCGTGCTCATCTGGCTGGTGGTCTGGCGGGTGGGTTTCGAGCGGATGGAAACCGGCTTCGGCCTCGGCGGGCTCGCGATCGGGGTGTTCGCCGTCGCGGTGTTCTTCCTGCACCCCGACTGGTCGTCGCTCGGGGCGCAGGTCGCCGGCCTCGGCCCGCCGCCGGACCAGGCGCTGCCGACCTACGCCTACCACGCGGTCGCCCTGTTCGCGTCGGCGATGACGCCGTACGAGGTGTTCTTCTTCTCCTCCGGCGGCGTCGAGGAGGGCTGGAAGGTCAAGGACCTGCCGGTGCAGCGCGCGAACGTGCTGCTGGGCTTCCCCCTCGGCGGCCTGCTCGCGATCGCCGTGATGGCGTGCGCGGCGACGGTGCTGTTCCCGGCCGGGGTCGACGTCAGCCAGGTCAGCCAGATCGTGCTGCCGGTGACGCTAGCGCTGGGCACCGCGGGCCTGATGATCGTGCTGATCGGCATCTTCGCGGCCACCTTCGGGGCGGCGCTGGAAACCGGGCTGTCGTCGGGGTACATGCTGGCCCAGTACTTCGGCTGGGACTGGGGCAAGCGCCGCGCGCCGCGGGGCGCCGCCCGGTTCCACGTGACGGTCGGCGCCGGCCTGCTGCTCGCGGTGCTGGTGGTGCAGACCGGCATCGACCCGGTCGGCCTGACCGAGATCTCGCTGATCTTCTCGGCGGTGGCGCTGCCGCTGACCTACCTGCCGGTGCTCATCGTCGCCAACGACCGCGAGTACCTCGGGAAGCACGCCAACGGCCATTTCAGCAACATCGTCGGCATGATCATGCTCGTCGTCATCGCCGTCGCGGCGCTGGTGGCGATCCCCTTGATGATCTTCACGGGAGCAGGCCGATGA
- a CDS encoding acyl-CoA synthetase yields the protein MNRPDFGLGSWPARRARITPDRTALVENDRSLTYAGLADRVERLAGALARRGVRQGDRVAYLGVNAITVFETLFATARCGAIFVPLNYRLSPTEIRYMLDDSGASVLVHSGDTAGLVAAAGALPDGAVLTTEGDLEHAIAEGGPAPDTAVGLEDPCLLLYTSGTTGRPKAAVLTHGNLTWNTVNQLAHLDVLGSDKALCIAPLFHCVGLGQITLPTLFKGGSVEPVAKFDPGTILARIGEAGITSFSAVPTMLEMMWRHEDWDRTDLSSLTCVLYGGSPVAERVAQAWLDRGVKLLQGYGMTEAAPGVSMATHEGTLDHPVAAGVPHFFTDVAALGTDLTPQPLGGTPAELLVRGPHVFGGYWNRPEESRASFVDDDWFRTGDVVRLDEDGWAHVVDRVKDMIISGGENVYPAEIEAVAVRLDEVDACAVVGVPDPRWGEAGAAFVVLRPGAQLDEPRFRAHLEQHLARYKIPKHVLFTDTLPRNATGKIRRVELRTLAAETLTNGPA from the coding sequence GTGAACCGGCCCGACTTCGGCCTGGGCAGCTGGCCCGCGCGGCGCGCCCGGATCACCCCGGACCGCACCGCCCTGGTCGAGAACGACCGGTCGCTCACCTACGCCGGGCTCGCCGACCGGGTGGAACGACTCGCCGGCGCGCTGGCCCGGCGTGGCGTGCGCCAGGGCGACCGCGTGGCCTACCTGGGCGTCAACGCCATCACGGTGTTCGAGACGCTCTTCGCCACCGCCCGCTGCGGCGCGATCTTCGTCCCGCTCAACTACCGGCTCTCCCCCACCGAGATCCGGTACATGCTCGACGACAGTGGCGCGTCGGTGCTCGTGCACAGCGGGGACACCGCCGGCCTCGTCGCGGCGGCCGGTGCGCTGCCGGACGGCGCCGTCCTCACGACCGAGGGCGACCTCGAGCACGCCATCGCCGAGGGCGGGCCGGCGCCGGACACCGCGGTCGGGCTCGAAGACCCGTGCCTGCTGCTCTACACCTCCGGCACCACGGGGCGGCCGAAGGCGGCGGTCCTCACCCACGGCAACCTCACCTGGAACACGGTCAACCAGCTCGCCCACCTCGACGTCCTGGGCTCCGACAAGGCGTTGTGCATCGCGCCGCTGTTCCACTGCGTCGGCCTGGGCCAGATCACGCTGCCGACGCTGTTCAAGGGCGGCAGCGTCGAGCCGGTGGCGAAGTTCGACCCGGGCACCATCCTCGCCCGGATCGGCGAAGCCGGGATCACGAGCTTCTCGGCGGTCCCCACGATGCTCGAGATGATGTGGCGGCACGAGGACTGGGACCGCACCGACCTGAGCTCGCTGACCTGCGTGCTCTACGGCGGCTCGCCGGTGGCCGAGCGCGTCGCGCAGGCGTGGCTCGACCGCGGCGTCAAGCTCCTGCAGGGCTACGGCATGACCGAAGCCGCCCCCGGCGTCTCGATGGCCACCCACGAAGGCACGCTCGACCACCCGGTCGCGGCCGGCGTGCCGCACTTCTTCACCGACGTCGCCGCGCTCGGCACCGACCTCACGCCGCAGCCGCTCGGCGGGACCCCGGCCGAGCTGCTCGTGCGCGGCCCGCACGTCTTCGGCGGCTACTGGAACCGGCCCGAGGAGTCGCGGGCGAGCTTCGTCGACGACGACTGGTTCCGCACCGGTGACGTCGTCCGCCTCGACGAAGACGGCTGGGCCCACGTCGTCGACCGGGTCAAGGACATGATCATCTCCGGCGGGGAAAACGTGTACCCGGCCGAGATCGAAGCCGTCGCCGTCCGGCTCGACGAGGTCGACGCCTGCGCCGTGGTCGGGGTGCCCGACCCGCGCTGGGGCGAGGCCGGCGCGGCCTTCGTCGTGCTCCGGCCCGGCGCGCAGCTGGACGAGCCGCGGTTCCGCGCCCACCTCGAACAGCACCTGGCGCGCTACAAGATCCCGAAGCACGTGCTGTTCACCGACACCCTGCCCCGCAACGCCACCGGCAAGATCCGCCGCGTCGAACTGCGCACCCTGGCCGCCGAAACCCTCACGAACGGACCCGCATGA
- a CDS encoding PRC-barrel domain-containing protein: protein MNPWTDLGRIDLGDALLDRQIIGEDGTVVGKVDDLELRAEGGTYVVDALLVGPDALADRLGGPIGGLLRRIGRGFRARAPQRIPLTAIRRLEPTIVVTTAVAQATDSPSEDWLRRRIIDRIPGAGRASR, encoded by the coding sequence ATGAACCCGTGGACCGACCTCGGCCGCATCGACCTCGGCGACGCGCTGCTCGACCGCCAGATCATCGGCGAAGACGGCACGGTCGTCGGCAAGGTGGACGACCTCGAGCTCCGCGCCGAGGGCGGCACGTACGTCGTCGACGCGCTGCTGGTGGGCCCGGACGCCCTCGCCGACCGCCTCGGCGGCCCGATCGGCGGCCTCCTGCGCCGCATAGGCCGCGGCTTCCGGGCCCGGGCCCCGCAACGGATCCCGCTCACCGCGATCCGCCGCCTGGAGCCGACGATCGTCGTGACGACGGCGGTCGCGCAGGCCACGGACAGCCCGTCGGAGGACTGGCTGCGCCGCCGCATCATCGACCGCATCCCGGGAGCCGGCCGTGCGAGCCGGTGA
- a CDS encoding aldehyde dehydrogenase family protein, producing MTAVEERPGTRPDIAPGRLFVGGRWTETTDRFDAVDPATGRTLTSLARASAADVDAAVAAARQAFDGWAATPGRERARVLHRVADLVRARADEIAAVESADVGKPISLCRAVDVETVAEQYEYYSALAQGVDGATRQIPIPSHAYTRREPLGVVAAITPFNFPLILSTSKIAPALAAGNTVVHKPAEDTSLSALLMAELLAEAGVPDGVLNVVTGFGAEIGEALLSHPGIDKVAFTGSTAVGRHAASVAGEHLKPVTLELGGNAAHIVFEDADVEQAVATAIKAFVFNTGQFCMGGPRLLVADALYDTVLGALAEAVPHVPVGDPFDPATVVGPMAGERHRAKVEQYVELARADGGRIVAGGGRPDIDGGFFFQPTVIADLPADSRVVQEEIFGPVLTVQRFTTEDEAVALANSTPYGLAAGLQTTNLARAHRVAARLQAGIVWVNDWAMLDPAIPFGGVKDSGFGREYGPESLDAYTRTKSVVISLA from the coding sequence ATGACCGCAGTGGAGGAGCGCCCGGGCACCAGACCGGACATCGCACCGGGACGGCTGTTCGTCGGCGGCCGGTGGACCGAAACCACCGACCGCTTCGACGCCGTGGACCCGGCCACCGGCCGGACCCTCACCTCCCTCGCGCGCGCGAGCGCCGCCGACGTCGACGCCGCCGTGGCCGCCGCCCGGCAGGCGTTCGACGGCTGGGCCGCGACGCCGGGCCGGGAGCGGGCCCGGGTGCTGCACCGGGTCGCCGACCTGGTGCGGGCCCGCGCCGACGAGATCGCGGCCGTCGAGAGCGCCGACGTCGGCAAGCCGATCTCGCTGTGCCGGGCGGTCGACGTCGAAACCGTCGCCGAGCAGTACGAGTACTACTCCGCACTGGCCCAGGGCGTGGACGGCGCGACGCGCCAGATCCCCATCCCGTCGCACGCCTACACGCGCCGCGAGCCGCTCGGCGTGGTCGCCGCGATCACCCCGTTCAACTTCCCGCTGATCCTGTCCACCTCGAAGATCGCGCCCGCGCTGGCCGCCGGGAACACCGTCGTCCACAAGCCGGCCGAAGACACCTCGCTCAGCGCGCTGCTGATGGCCGAGCTGCTCGCCGAGGCCGGCGTGCCCGACGGCGTGCTCAACGTCGTCACCGGCTTCGGTGCCGAAATCGGGGAAGCGCTGCTGAGCCACCCCGGGATCGACAAGGTCGCCTTCACCGGCTCGACCGCGGTCGGCAGGCACGCGGCGAGCGTGGCCGGCGAGCACCTCAAGCCGGTCACCCTGGAGCTGGGCGGCAACGCGGCGCACATCGTGTTCGAGGACGCCGACGTCGAGCAGGCGGTCGCCACGGCGATCAAGGCGTTCGTCTTCAACACCGGCCAGTTCTGCATGGGCGGGCCGCGGCTGCTCGTCGCCGACGCGCTCTACGACACGGTCCTGGGCGCGCTCGCCGAGGCCGTGCCGCACGTGCCGGTCGGCGACCCGTTCGACCCCGCGACCGTGGTCGGGCCGATGGCGGGCGAGCGGCACCGGGCGAAGGTGGAGCAGTACGTCGAACTGGCCCGCGCCGACGGCGGCCGGATCGTCGCCGGCGGCGGGCGGCCGGACATCGACGGCGGGTTCTTCTTCCAGCCCACCGTGATCGCGGACCTGCCGGCGGACTCCCGCGTCGTCCAGGAGGAGATCTTCGGGCCCGTGCTGACCGTGCAGCGCTTCACGACCGAAGACGAAGCGGTCGCGCTGGCCAACAGCACGCCCTACGGCCTCGCGGCCGGGCTGCAGACGACGAACCTCGCCCGCGCCCACCGCGTCGCCGCGCGGCTGCAGGCCGGGATCGTCTGGGTCAACGACTGGGCGATGCTCGACCCCGCGATCCCCTTCGGCGGCGTCAAGGACTCCGGCTTCGGCCGCGAGTACGGCCCCGAATCCCTCGACGCCTACACGCGCACGAAGTCCGTCGTCATCTCCCTCGCCTGA
- a CDS encoding crotonase/enoyl-CoA hydratase family protein, whose protein sequence is MTSPLLPPSLRLELRDDIAVLWLARPEKRNALDDTTVLGLETFFGSPPPGIRAVVLDAVGDHFSAGLDLSELTERDAFEGLEHSMMWHRAFERLERGRVPVVAVLKGAVVGGGLELAAAAHIRVAEPSAFYALPEGQRGLFVGGGASVRVPRLIGAHRMADMMLTGRVLDADEGHAAGLSHYRVDNGLEHALGLARKIADNSPITNFAVLQALPRIAEANPAEGYLMEALMAAIAGGSAEAKERMQAFLDKRAGKVGR, encoded by the coding sequence ATGACCTCGCCTCTGCTGCCCCCTTCACTGCGCCTGGAGCTGCGGGACGACATCGCCGTGCTGTGGCTGGCCCGTCCCGAGAAGCGCAACGCCCTCGACGACACGACCGTGCTCGGCCTCGAAACGTTCTTCGGCTCCCCGCCGCCGGGGATCAGGGCCGTCGTGCTCGACGCCGTCGGCGACCACTTCTCCGCCGGGCTCGACCTGTCCGAGCTCACCGAGCGCGACGCGTTCGAGGGCCTGGAGCACTCGATGATGTGGCACCGCGCCTTCGAGCGGCTCGAACGCGGGCGGGTCCCGGTGGTCGCCGTGCTCAAGGGCGCGGTCGTCGGCGGCGGCCTGGAACTCGCGGCCGCGGCCCACATCCGGGTCGCCGAGCCGTCGGCGTTCTACGCCCTGCCGGAGGGCCAGCGCGGGCTGTTCGTCGGCGGCGGCGCGTCGGTGCGGGTGCCGCGGCTGATCGGCGCGCACCGGATGGCCGACATGATGCTCACCGGCCGCGTGCTCGACGCCGACGAGGGCCACGCCGCCGGGTTGTCGCACTACCGCGTCGACAACGGCCTGGAGCACGCGCTGGGCCTGGCCCGCAAGATCGCGGACAACTCGCCCATCACGAACTTCGCCGTCCTGCAGGCCCTCCCCCGCATCGCCGAGGCCAACCCGGCCGAGGGCTACCTGATGGAAGCGCTGATGGCCGCCATCGCCGGCGGCAGCGCCGAAGCGAAGGAACGGATGCAGGCGTTCCTCGACAAGCGCGCCGGGAAGGTGGGCCGATGA
- a CDS encoding STAS domain-containing protein, translated as MLVVQPPATAIPVAPSKREERTASDIQVIRPYFGAVMVRIRGALDADSAPQVRSALSTWAHRRFPVLVLDLSEVDFLDGAGLAALGGIQARVARENATLRIVTGDNRVVRRALSASGLDHALNVSRLPSGWERATEIPSQS; from the coding sequence ATGTTAGTCGTGCAGCCCCCCGCGACGGCGATCCCCGTAGCGCCGTCGAAGCGCGAAGAGCGCACAGCGTCCGACATCCAGGTGATCCGCCCGTACTTCGGCGCGGTCATGGTCCGCATCCGCGGCGCGCTCGACGCGGACAGCGCCCCGCAGGTGCGGTCGGCGCTGAGCACGTGGGCACACCGCCGGTTCCCGGTCCTCGTGCTCGACCTGTCCGAGGTCGACTTCCTCGACGGCGCCGGCCTCGCGGCACTGGGCGGCATCCAGGCCAGGGTGGCCCGCGAGAACGCGACACTGCGCATCGTCACGGGCGACAACCGGGTGGTGCGCCGGGCGCTGTCGGCCAGCGGCCTCGACCACGCCCTCAACGTCAGCAGGCTGCCGTCCGGGTGGGAACGCGCGACGGAGATCCCCAGCCAGAGCTGA
- a CDS encoding DUF6518 family protein, with the protein MPEPRRITMSDAAALLGGLATGALGAYAYYSPALRPLAHAFTLWIALLAAVVPGARDGRAILRAAVALAAAVVAFYYGKDVMYGIRYPGMPYSVNLEQLALWLVLAALAGTAAGLVFGPIGREDVRGTVSTALAAGLLIGEVVRRSDRADGVVFTVATLLALALVLARGIRSRRQAVRVAAWLVPMALAGFLLVSGPDVLEQLLLG; encoded by the coding sequence TTGCCGGAGCCACGCCGGATCACGATGTCCGACGCCGCCGCGCTGCTGGGCGGCCTGGCCACCGGCGCGCTGGGGGCGTACGCCTACTACAGCCCGGCGCTGCGGCCGCTGGCCCACGCGTTCACGCTGTGGATCGCCCTGCTGGCGGCGGTGGTCCCCGGAGCCCGCGACGGCCGCGCGATCCTCCGCGCCGCCGTCGCACTGGCCGCGGCGGTGGTGGCGTTCTACTACGGCAAGGACGTCATGTACGGCATCAGGTACCCGGGGATGCCGTACTCGGTGAACCTCGAGCAGCTGGCGCTGTGGCTGGTCCTGGCGGCGCTGGCGGGCACGGCCGCGGGCCTGGTGTTCGGCCCGATCGGCCGCGAAGACGTCCGCGGCACGGTGAGCACGGCACTGGCCGCGGGCCTGCTGATCGGCGAGGTGGTCCGGCGGTCCGATCGCGCCGACGGGGTGGTGTTCACGGTGGCGACGCTGCTGGCGCTGGCCCTGGTCCTGGCGCGGGGGATCCGCTCGCGGCGGCAGGCGGTCCGGGTGGCGGCGTGGCTGGTGCCGATGGCGCTGGCCGGGTTCTTGCTCGTTTCCGGGCCGGACGTGCTGGAGCAGCTCCTGCTCGGGTAG
- a CDS encoding NAD(P)-dependent alcohol dehydrogenase translates to MPTTTAAVVESAGAGFTLGEVALDELRPDEVRVRIVATGVCHTDLGVAAGALPFPLPGVLGHEGAGIVEETGAAVTRVQPGDRVLLSYTSCGRCANCRDGHPAYCETWLPANLLGGQRPDGTTPISRDGTPLGGHFFGQSSFAGHAVADERSVVKVAADAPLDLLAPLGCGIMTGAGAVWHVLAPRPGATLLVTGAGAVGLSAVMAAHLTPSTRIIAVDRVAARLALARELGATDTIDTSVEDLAEAVGKLTGGRGVDGVVETTGNAGVLGTAIGALAARGTAVVVGAPAFGTEVGVDVNFLLPGRHVVGLTMGDADTQALVPTLAELVAAGRFPLEKLVTHYEFGQIQQAVDDMLAGTTIKPVLRW, encoded by the coding sequence ATGCCCACCACCACCGCGGCCGTCGTGGAGTCGGCCGGCGCCGGGTTCACCCTCGGCGAAGTGGCCCTCGACGAGCTCCGCCCGGACGAGGTCCGCGTCCGGATCGTCGCCACCGGCGTCTGCCACACCGACCTCGGCGTCGCGGCCGGTGCCCTGCCGTTCCCGCTGCCCGGGGTGCTCGGCCACGAAGGCGCCGGGATCGTCGAGGAGACCGGCGCCGCGGTCACCCGGGTGCAGCCCGGCGACCGGGTCCTGCTCAGCTACACCTCCTGCGGCCGCTGCGCGAACTGCCGCGACGGCCACCCCGCCTACTGCGAGACGTGGCTGCCCGCCAACCTGCTCGGCGGGCAGCGCCCGGACGGCACCACCCCGATCTCCCGTGACGGTACCCCGCTCGGCGGGCACTTCTTCGGCCAGTCCAGCTTCGCCGGGCACGCCGTCGCCGACGAACGCAGCGTCGTCAAGGTCGCCGCCGACGCGCCGCTGGACCTGCTGGCCCCGCTCGGCTGCGGGATCATGACCGGCGCCGGCGCCGTGTGGCACGTCCTCGCCCCGCGGCCGGGCGCCACGCTGCTGGTCACCGGGGCCGGCGCGGTCGGCCTCTCCGCCGTCATGGCCGCCCACCTGACGCCGTCGACGCGGATCATCGCCGTCGACCGCGTGGCGGCCCGGCTGGCGCTGGCCCGGGAACTCGGCGCCACCGACACGATCGACACGAGCGTCGAGGACCTCGCCGAGGCGGTCGGGAAGCTCACCGGCGGCCGCGGCGTCGACGGCGTCGTCGAAACCACCGGCAACGCCGGCGTCCTCGGCACGGCGATCGGCGCGCTGGCCGCGCGCGGCACCGCGGTCGTCGTCGGCGCGCCCGCGTTCGGCACCGAGGTCGGGGTGGACGTCAACTTCCTGCTGCCCGGACGGCACGTCGTCGGCCTGACCATGGGCGACGCGGACACCCAGGCGCTGGTGCCGACCCTGGCCGAGCTCGTCGCCGCGGGGCGGTTCCCGCTCGAAAAGCTGGTCACGCACTACGAGTTCGGGCAGATTCAGCAGGCAGTGGACGACATGCTCGCCGGCACCACGATCAAACCGGTGCTCCGCTGGTGA